In the Bacteroidales bacterium genome, CATTTCGCCAAGACCTTTATGTACTTGCTCTAAGCGGTCGCTGACTTGTTTAAAGCTTTCGCCGAGGCGTTTTTCCAATGTTGTTTGCAGCTTTTCATCTACTGTTTTGCGCATTTCGTTGAGCTGAGTTGTATTGTCGGTTCTGATATCTTTCATCTGCTTTTCAACAGTTTCTTTAAGCTCTTTTTGGCTGTTTTGGGATTGTTTATTCAAATCTGCAAAATTGTTACGCATTTGCTCTGAGAATTCATTTAGCGATTTTCCTAGTTTTTCTTCAAAACGACTAAGGTTTTTACTTAATTCCTCACGACTATCTTTAGCGTTTTTGGCTTGTGTATCGCGGAATATTGTAAAATGTTGCTGCATTTTATCGGAGAAATCAGATAGTGATTTCGAGAATTTGTTAAACTCAGCTTGTTGCATCTTTATCGAATCAAAAACCCTGTTTAATAAGCTGTCTTGTAGGATTTTAAAAAGCTCGTTAATTTCTTTTCTGTTCTCGGTATTAAGCTCTCGAGTTTCTTTACGCATTTCTGCTAGATTGTCTTTTATATCACGTTTAAAATCATCAAAAGCAAAATCGTCTTTCTGTTTGTTACCGTATTTGTAAACCAAATAAATGAGCGCTAGGAGTAAAACAATTACTAAATAAGTAAGATAAATTTCCATATGTAGATTAAATCAGGGTTAAAAAATGATATTTCTCAGGCACAATAATTAGAATTAAAGTGTAGCTAAAATTACATAAATTTTTCGATAAGACTTCTAAAATAGTCGCCTCTTTCTTCAAAATTTTTAAATTCATCGTAGCTTGCTGCCGCCGGCGATAATAGGCAGATAGAGTTTTTGTTTTCTTGTATGATGTTTTCTAAATGAGGCTCAAACAGGTGCAGCTTTTCAATATGTATTTTTTTAAATTTACTGTTGTTCGCTAATTCGTCAAACATTCTTTTCCCGGCAGGGCCGATAAAGAATATTGTATTTAAAGTAAATTTTTCAAGAAAAGCATATAATTTTTGATAATTGAGTTTGCGATCTAATCCTCCTAAAATAAGATAATCGACTTTTTTTAAAGATTTTAGAGCTTCTATACTAGCTTCGGGAATTGTCGATATAGAATCGTTGTAAAATTGTAATTTTTTAATTTTTCCGATAAACTCAATGCGGTGTGGTAGTGGTTTGAAGTTTCTTATGCTCTCTAATGTCAATTCTTCATTCAGCCCAAGAATATTAGTCAAATTTAAAATAGGAATACAGTTTTTTAATTGATGCAGCCCTTTTAAATAAAGCATCTCATCAATATGGATTAATTTTTTATAATCGTTTTTTCTTTTAATACTATCGTTTATTAAAGTATAATTTGAGCTATAAATTTTATCTTTTAAAAAAGAAAAACCCTCTTTTATCAATTCTGTTTGATTACAAAAAAAGAATTCACCTTCCGATTGGAATTTTGCAATATTCAGCTTTGCTTTAAAATAATTATTTTCAGTCTTAAAATAATCTAAATGTTCCGGAAACAGATTTAATAAAATGGAATAAGTAGGACTGAATCGTGTATATTCCAATTGGTGAGCAGAAAGCTCAAAGACAATAAAGGTATCATCTTCAATTTTGTCCCAGTAATCTAAAGCGGGCTTTCCAATATTCCCAATAAGGATTGCTTTTTTATTTTGGTCGCTTAAAATTTTAAATAGTAAACTGGAAGTGGTGCTTTTTCCTTTTGTGCCGGTAACTCCAATAATTTGTTTTCTAAAGGCTTGTATAAATAAATCGGTTTGGGAAAAAATAGAATCGTGATTTAATTTACAATTTTCCGGAAGTTTAATTCCCGGCGATTTAATAATAAAGTCATTATCAGAAATAGAACTCAAATAATTCTGTCCGGTACTTATTTCTATATCAGCTTGTTGAAGAAGAGGATGCTCTCTTATATTCGGGTTTTTGTCGGCGATTAAAAAATTATTCTTGGGAAAATTTTTACTAAAAAAGCGAAAAGAAGATTGACCTTCCATTCCAAAACCCAGAAGTACAATACGTTTATCTTGAATTATAGAAGGAAGTTTATTTAGCATGTCGATAGCTTTTGTTTCAATAATATTTCTAAAAATTCAGGTAAAAAATGTTCCTGATTCCAGTCTTTTAGCGATTTAGCAAAGAGTTTTTCTGCCTCTGTTACAACTTGCAATTTTAGTGTTTTGGGCTTTGGGTAATTGTTTTTGTTTATTGCCTGAATAAGAGATAAATTTACTTCTTCAACAGTTCCAACACATTCAAAAGGTTTTACTTCTGTCAATCCGCGTAATTCTTCGAGCGATGTTTTAAGAGAGGGTTTTATAATTAAATTTTCACCTATCATTGCGTTTAATTCCGTTTCTGCTATAAAAGGAGCTAACATTATATATGTAAATAAACACTTCGGACAATTGCAACACCAAGAATCAGTTTTGCTTCCAACATTGCAAGATCTGAAAGTATAATGATGACTTTTTAATTTTGAAAATAAGCAGGCAATTTGAAGCTCGGAAAGAGGTCGTAAAAAACTGAAATATTCAATGTCGGGTGTAATATAGTTTTTGTAATAGTTTCTAAAATCCGATTCAAATTCAAATGTTTTGGAATATTGATGATTCACGTGACTATCGGCTACGGAAGGTTCGTTGGCACTTGATTCGTTGGATAAAGCAACATATTTTGTGTTTGTAATATAAGCTTGCAACAAGCTTGTAAAAGCTAACATAGCAGAAAAGGGAGTGTGCCCATTCAGATAGCCTTGTTTGTTTAGTCTTATTAAAGCAGGATCTATACTGCGCTTTGCAAGAAGCATATTCTCTTCCGGTAGTTCGGCTTGCTTTATTGTACTGAGGCTTGCTCCACGAGGATTTATAATAAATGGAAATAGTTTTAGCGATGAGCTTTTTAGCAGTTCTAAGCTTACTGCTGAGTCTTTTCCTCCACCAATAGGGACAATAATTTTTTGTTCTGTCTGTAAAGAAAACGATTCTGATTTCTTACTCGAATCTGTTCTAATATGCATAAAATTTTGCATATCAGCAGCTATCTCGTTTATATAAAAAAACTCACCTAACCCATTCCAATATAATTTCTTCCAGAATTGAATCTGATCTTCGTTTAAATAAAATGGTTTTATTATTACTTCAGCCGGACAGGCAGCTTTCCAATAACTGATTAATTCAACCATTCCCATATTAAATACAAGATTATCTATCTCCTGAGATTTTATTTTGTTGCCTTTAAACGACGACGGAAGAGCTAAATTTAGTGAAGGCTCAAATTTAACAGACGGTAAATCTTTTGGAAATTCACTTTCTAATAAAAATTCAAAACTAATATTAAGCTCTTCATTTTTAATGTAGTAATGGAAGTTTGTATATGTAAACTTTGAGTATATTTTGCGATATTTTATGTAGTCTTGCTGTCTGTTTGGCATTTGTTGCTGTTTGCTGTAATTTTTTGTTAAAGATAAATGGATTTTTGTAATCTGAAATGAAGAATAGAATAATTTAAATTAGCGTATAATGTTTATTTAAATTGTAGATTTTTAACTGAAAAACACTTTTTTATAATTCATCTTTAAATAAATGTTAAATTTTTTTAAAAATCTTGTGGCTGCTATAAAAAAAAGTGTACTTTAGCAGTGCGTTAATTTTAAGTGGGAATAATAATTGGCCCCCGATCATTGGTTTGATTGGGGGTTTTTTTATATTTGTGAAAAGGTACCTTTTATGGAGCATTTATTGGAACTGGAAAAAATTTATTCAATTTGGAAAAATTGCCCCCCCGATAGTATTAAACCATTAGATAAAAGTTCGGCATCTCCGAGGCTCTATTTTCGTATTTATGCTGATAATCAAACATATATAGGAGCTTATAATACCGATTTAAAAGAGAATAGAGCATTTTTTCATTATACAAATATTTTTAAAAAGGCAGGAATTAATGTTCCTGAACTCTATTTTGTTTCTGATAATGAAGCTTATTATTTGATTGAAGACTTAGGAAACAAGAATTTATTGGATGTACTTAAGAAAGAAGGAGAGTCTGATTTTGTTAAGCAATTGTATAAAAAAGCGATTAATAATCTCTTGAAAATGCAGCTATTTGGAAAAAATAAAATTGATTTTAAGCATTTTTCCTATCCAAGAGCCGAATTTGACACCCAATCGGTGCTTTGGGATTTAAATTATTTTAAATATTATTTTTTAAAAGTATCCGGTCTTACTTTTGATGAGCAGCTATTAGAGAATGATTTTCAGCTTTTGGCTAAGGAAATAGAAAAACAACATTGGATTGCATTTATGTTTAGAGATTTTCAAGCAAGAAATATTCAAGTTGTAGAAGACGATGTTTGGTTTATAGATTATCAAGGTGGCAGAAAAGGTCCGATGCTTTACGATTTAGTTTCTTTATTGTATCAGGCATCAGCCCAATTGAGTACGGAATTTAGACATGAATTAAAAGCATATTACGAGCAAGAAATGGGAAAAATATTTTCTGTTGATGATAGGATATTTAAGCAAGATTTTGATATTATGGTTTTTATACGAATTATTCAAACATTAGGAGCCTATGGCTTTCGTGGTTTAATAGAAAAGAAACCTTATTTTATTAATAGTATTCCTTTGGCTTTGGGAAATCTGGACGATTTTCTTCAAACCCAGCATCTTAAGTTAGAAATTCCTTATTTTATTAATTTGTTAAATCAATTAGTCAAATTAAAATCTAATTTTGCACCTAAATAAGATTGCATGCTAACAGTTACGGTTACCAGTTTTTCTTTTATATACGGCTCTTATCCTAAGGATGATAATTCAAATGGAGGAGGCTTTGTTTTTGATTGTAGGGCTTTGCCTAATCCCGGAAGATATGAGAAATATAAAGCTTTATCCGGAAAAGATGATGAGGTTAGTAAATACCTTGAGCAACAAGAGGAAGTTGCTTTATTTTTAGATGCCGTATTTAAGTTGGTAAGTCAGTCGGTAAAAAAGTATCAAGAACGCGGTTTCGAGAATTTACAAGTTAATTTTGGTTGTACCGGTGGACAACATAGATCGGTTTATTCTGCCGAAAGATTAACAGATTATTTAAATGAAAATTTTGATATTAAAGTTAATCTGATTCATTTACGAGAAAAAATCTGGGGGTAATTTGGGAGAAGAAACGACTTTAGATACAGATTACGCTTTGAAAAAAAAGCGGATGCTTAAATTTAATTTTTTGATTATTTTTGCTACTTGGATTCCGTTTGTATTTATTGCTATTTTTTCTAACTCATTAACTTTAATTGCTCAAATGATAATGGGTGGAGCACAAAGCCTGTCTGTTTTTCTTAGTTGGATGTCGACACGTAAATCTTATAGATTGCGAATGAATTTACCAAAAGGAGAATGTTTAAATGCTCGCTTTATGGCTTTTGTGTTTTTAATTTCCTTTATTGTAGTTTTGGCTATGGCTATGGAGAGGTTTGTTAATCCAAGAGAAATGAAGGAAGAGATTGCTTTGTTTGCCCTGTTGGTAAATAGCTTTGCTCTTATTGTAAACTACGTTCAGTGGCGTAAAAATTCTCATTTATCTAAGCAGAATCAGTCATTGGTTATGGAAAGCCAAAAATCTTTATTTTTTATTAAATTCTTTACCGTTCTGACAGTTGAAATCTCTCTTTCCCTTTATTTTTTACTTGAGGGAAAAGGTATTCACGATTATGTTGATACTTCTTTTAGTGTCGCATTGGCATTTTTAACATTATATTCCTCATTTCGTTTGTTTCGTAAATCTAAGCGCATTAAAGTATAATTTTTTTATTTGTTGTTGATACTTTTGTTTTTACATAAAGATTATCTCTGCTTACTTGCTCTCAGAAACCGGCAAAAGGATGAAGATTCTAAATTATCAAATTAGTATTAATTTTATTAAGTTTGCATACATATTAACTAAAACACAAGTAAATGATGGAAAACAAAGTGTCACCTTTCAAGCCGGCTCTGAATAATGGAATTATTTTGGGTATTGTAAGTATTTTTATTTCGGTTATTATATGGATTGCAGGTCTTATGGAATCTATGGGATTTGCAGGATCTTTTTATATCCTTATGTTTAATTTAACGATAACAGTTGTTTTGTTAGTTGTTTTTACAAAATCCTATAGAGATAACCTTTTGGATAGAAAAATAACTTTTGGTAAAGCATTTGTTTTTGCTTTTCTTGTTGTAATTGTAAGTGTAATCCTTTCAGCTATTTATAATTATATTTTCAATACTTTTATCGATCCTGATTATGTTCAGAGATTAATGCTTAGTATGCAAGATAAAACTGTAGCGATGTTAGAAAATAGTGGTGCAGGTGATGAAGCTATAGATGCTGTGCTTGCTAAGTTTGAAGAGCAGGGAATTCCTAGCGTATTAAAACAGGTTCAACAAGCTTTAATTGGAGGTATAGTTGGAGGCGCATTTATGGCACTAATTAGTTCTGCAATTATTAAAAAAGATAATACAGAAGCTTAATAAATTATATTTTTTACTGAGATTAAAAGTATGAATATATCGGTAGTAATACCTCTGTATAACGAAGTGGAATCCATTGGCGAATTGAGTCAGTGGATTTCGCGTGTTATGTTGGAAAATGAGTTTTCCTACGAAATTATTTTTGTAGATGATGGAAGTAGGGATGGTTCTTGGGATGAAGTTCAACGTTTGTCCGCAGAAAACCAAAATATTAAAGGCATACGATTCCAAAGAAATTATGGAAAGTCTGCGGGTTTGAGTCAAGGCTTTCGTTATGCGCAAGGCGATGTAGTAATTACTATGGATGCCGATTTGCAGGATAGTCCGGATGAAATTCCTGATTTGTATCATAAAGTGATGGATGAGGGTTTTGATTTGGTTAGCGGTTGGAAGAAAAAACGCCACGATCCTTTTATTAAACGACGAACATCTAAATTCTTTAATTGGGCAACGAGAGTAGTAAGTCGTATAAAGCTCCACGATTTTAATTGTGGTTTAAAGGCTTATAAAAACGAAGTCGTTAAATCTGTTGAAGTATATGGCGAAATGCATCGCTATATTCCTGTAATGGCAAAATGGGCTGGATTTACTAATATTGGAGAACAGGTTGTTCATCATTATCCGCGCAAATATGGAAAAACCAAGTTTGGATTGGAACGCTTTATCAATGGTTTTCTCGATTT is a window encoding:
- the murD gene encoding UDP-N-acetylmuramoyl-L-alanine--D-glutamate ligase produces the protein MLNKLPSIIQDKRIVLLGFGMEGQSSFRFFSKNFPKNNFLIADKNPNIREHPLLQQADIEISTGQNYLSSISDNDFIIKSPGIKLPENCKLNHDSIFSQTDLFIQAFRKQIIGVTGTKGKSTTSSLLFKILSDQNKKAILIGNIGKPALDYWDKIEDDTFIVFELSAHQLEYTRFSPTYSILLNLFPEHLDYFKTENNYFKAKLNIAKFQSEGEFFFCNQTELIKEGFSFLKDKIYSSNYTLINDSIKRKNDYKKLIHIDEMLYLKGLHQLKNCIPILNLTNILGLNEELTLESIRNFKPLPHRIEFIGKIKKLQFYNDSISTIPEASIEALKSLKKVDYLILGGLDRKLNYQKLYAFLEKFTLNTIFFIGPAGKRMFDELANNSKFKKIHIEKLHLFEPHLENIIQENKNSICLLSPAAASYDEFKNFEERGDYFRSLIEKFM
- a CDS encoding phosphotransferase, producing MEHLLELEKIYSIWKNCPPDSIKPLDKSSASPRLYFRIYADNQTYIGAYNTDLKENRAFFHYTNIFKKAGINVPELYFVSDNEAYYLIEDLGNKNLLDVLKKEGESDFVKQLYKKAINNLLKMQLFGKNKIDFKHFSYPRAEFDTQSVLWDLNYFKYYFLKVSGLTFDEQLLENDFQLLAKEIEKQHWIAFMFRDFQARNIQVVEDDVWFIDYQGGRKGPMLYDLVSLLYQASAQLSTEFRHELKAYYEQEMGKIFSVDDRIFKQDFDIMVFIRIIQTLGAYGFRGLIEKKPYFINSIPLALGNLDDFLQTQHLKLEIPYFINLLNQLVKLKSNFAPK
- a CDS encoding cation transporter; translation: MLKFNFLIIFATWIPFVFIAIFSNSLTLIAQMIMGGAQSLSVFLSWMSTRKSYRLRMNLPKGECLNARFMAFVFLISFIVVLAMAMERFVNPREMKEEIALFALLVNSFALIVNYVQWRKNSHLSKQNQSLVMESQKSLFFIKFFTVLTVEISLSLYFLLEGKGIHDYVDTSFSVALAFLTLYSSFRLFRKSKRIKV
- a CDS encoding DUF4199 domain-containing protein, whose product is MMENKVSPFKPALNNGIILGIVSIFISVIIWIAGLMESMGFAGSFYILMFNLTITVVLLVVFTKSYRDNLLDRKITFGKAFVFAFLVVIVSVILSAIYNYIFNTFIDPDYVQRLMLSMQDKTVAMLENSGAGDEAIDAVLAKFEEQGIPSVLKQVQQALIGGIVGGAFMALISSAIIKKDNTEA
- a CDS encoding glycosyltransferase family 2 protein, whose protein sequence is MNISVVIPLYNEVESIGELSQWISRVMLENEFSYEIIFVDDGSRDGSWDEVQRLSAENQNIKGIRFQRNYGKSAGLSQGFRYAQGDVVITMDADLQDSPDEIPDLYHKVMDEGFDLVSGWKKKRHDPFIKRRTSKFFNWATRVVSRIKLHDFNCGLKAYKNEVVKSVEVYGEMHRYIPVMAKWAGFTNIGEQVVHHYPRKYGKTKFGLERFINGFLDLLSITFVSRFGRRPMHFFGLWGSVLFFIGFLIAGYLAYEKIFNEVYKMTERPLFYLGLVAMIVGAQMFLAGFIGELISRTSINKNDYIIADTKGLNIDKV